A stretch of DNA from Hoeflea ulvae:
ATTCCCATTCGAACAATATTTTTCTAAACCTGTCAGCAATATTAGCCTTGATTTGGCGTGTATTGTTGCGGGGCGCAACTATTTGGCGATTTAATGTAAGAGCGCATTGCCTTCTAGCAATGGACTTTTTGCGGGGAAATAAATGAAATTTCTATATTGTGCATTTGCTGACGTGTTGAATTTTCATTCAATAAATAAGGCGTCCCGGACGTTGAAGTATTCCATGATGCGCGGCTTGTATACATTTCTCACAATTTTCTCAATTTTCATTGCTTTGTCGGTCGGTCTCGGTGTCCGCGCGGCAGATGCCGCCTGGAACAGTTGTTCCGGTCTGACTGTAACAACCGGCGGGGATCTTACCCTAGATGTCACGGCTGACACTTGTTCGTTGTCCAACACGTTCCCCGGCAGCCAGAACTATATCAATTTCAATGCCGGGTCTGGATCCAGTGTCACAATTGATTTGATCGGAATTGATGATAACACCGGTGAGTTCACTAGTGTTTCGATTGCGCATGATGGCGGCACGCAATTCATTTCAGACGGGTCGTCCTTCGGACAGGCGAACGATTTTAGCAGCACCTATAATTGTTCTTCCGGCTGTGTCGTCTCCGGAAACTATAGTGGGGCGTCCATCGGCGGGCCTTTTTCTGTGACCTACACGCAAAATGGCGGGTCAGGGTCCATCGGTGCGCCATCGGCTCCCGAGATTGCAGTTTCCTCCTCTGTTAGCGGCGCGGTCAGCGACGGTGGCACGGACGCACAGGGCACCCGGACGGCCGGATCGCCGGTCATGGTGACCTATACCGTGACCAATTCCGGCACGAGTGATCTCACTCTGGCCACAGCAACCTCCTCCAGCGCCAACAATGTGACGGTAAATTCCATCGGCGCTCCAGGCAGCACCACAGTCACCAGCGGTGGCGGCACCACCACGTTCCAGGTTCAATACACGCCGACGCTCGCCGGCGCCTTCTCGTTCGGCCTGTCCTTCGTCAATGATGATGGCGACGAAAACCCGTTCAACTTCACTGTTTCAGGCACGGCGACCGGCACCCCCGAAATCGCGGTTTCGTCTTCGATCAGCGGCACTGTCGCCGACGCCGGCACGGACGCACAGGGCACGCAGGTGGCGGGATCACAGGTGACGGTGACCTATACGGTCACCAATTCCGGAACGGATGCCTTGACGCTGGCCACGGCGACGTCCTCCGGCGCCAGCAACGTGACCGTTGATTCCATTGCTGCGCCGGCCTCGACTACAGTTGCGGGTGGCGATGCCACCACCAGCTTTGTGGTGAAATACACGCCGACTCTCGCCGGCGCCTTCTCCTTTGGCCTCTCCTTCGTCAATGACGATGGCGACGAAAACCCGTTCAACTACACGGTATCGGGAACCGCCACCGGCACGCCCGAAATCGCGGTTTCGTCTTCCGAGGGCGGCGCAGTGACTGACGGCGGCACGGACGCACAAGGCACGAAAGTCGCCGGCTCGCCGGTCACCGTGACCTATACGGTGACCAATTCCGGCACGGATGACCTGACCCTGGCGACCGCGACCGCTTCGGGCGCCAGCAATGTCACGGTTGATTCAGTCGCCGCACCGCTCAGCACCACGGTGACCAGCGGTGGCGGCACCACCACGTTCCAGGTGCAGTATACGCCGACGACGGCGGGCGCCTTCTCCTTCGGCCTGTCCTTCGTCAATGACGATGGCGACGAGAACCCGTTCAACTTCACTGTTTCGGGCACGGCATCAGGCGCGCCCGAAATCGCGGTTTCGTCTTCCATCAGCGGCACTGTCGCCGACGCCGGCACGGACGCACAGGGCACGCAGGTGGCGGGATCACAGGTGACGGTGACCTATACGGTGACCAATTCCGGCACCGGTAGCCTGACTCTGGCCACAGCAATCTCTTCCAGCCCCAGCAATGTGACCGTTGATTCCATCGGCGCGCCGGCCTCGACAACAGTTGCGGGCGGCGGTGCCACGACCACCTTTGTGGTGAAATACACGCCCACGCTTGCCGGCGCCTTCTCCTTTGGCCTCTCCTTCGTCAATGACGATGGCGACGAGAACCCGTTCAACTACACGGTATCGGGAACCGCCACCGGCACGCCCGAAATCGCGGTTTCGTCTTCCGTGGGCGGCGCAATGAGTGACGCCGGCACGGATGCGCAAGGCACGCGAGTTGCCGGCTCGCACGTCACCGTGACCTATACGGTGACCAATTCCGGCACGGATGACCTGACCCTGGCGACCGCGACCGCTTCGGGCGCCAGCAATGTGACAGTTGATTCAGTCGCCGCACCGCTCAGCACCACGGTGACCGGTGGCAGCAGCACCACCTTCCAGGTGCGCTACACGCCGACGCTTGCCGGCGCTTTCTCCTTCAGCCTGTCTTTCGTCAATGATGATGGCGACGAGAATCCGTTCAACTTCACTGTTTCGGGCACGGCCACCGGCGCGCCGGAAATTGCGGTTTCGTCCTCCATCGGCGGTGCTGTCAGCGACGGCGGCACCGATGCGCAGGGTGCCCAGACGGCAGGGATACCGGTGACGGTTACCTATACCGTGACCAACAGCGGTACCGATGATCTCACGCTTGCCACCGCGACAGCCTTGAGCCCCAGCAATGTCGTTGTCGGTTCGATCGGCGCGCCGGCCAGCACCACGGTGACCGGCGGCGGCGCCACCACCACCTTCCAGGTGCAATACACGCCGACGCTTGCCGGTGCCTACTCCTTCAATCTGTCCTTTGTGAATGATGATGGCGACGAGAATCCGTTCAATTTCACTGTCTCGGGCACGGCCGGAGGGACGCCTGAAATCGCGGTTTCCTCATCGGTCAGTGGCGCAATTGCGGACAGCGGCAGCGATGCGCAGGGCACGCGGGTGGCCGGCACTCCTGTGACCGTGACCTACACGGTGACCAATTCCGGCACCGGTGACCTGACGCTTGCCACGGCGACTTCGTCGAGCCTGAGCAATGTCACCGTGGGATCGATCGGCGCGCCTGTCAGCACGACAGTAGCAGGCGGCGGTGGAACCACAACCTTCCAGGTGCAGTATACGCCGACCCTCGCCGGGGCTTTTTCCTTCGGCCTGTCGTTTGTCAACAATGACGGCGACGAAAATCCCTTTGACATGACGGTGTCCGGCACGGCTACCGGTACACCTGAAATCGCGGTTTCGTCTTCCATCGGCGGTGTTGTCAGCGATGGCGGCGCCAATGCGCAGGGTGCCCAGATGGCGGGCACACCGGTGACGGTTACCTATACCGTGACCAACAGCGGCACCGACGACCTGACGCTTGCCACGGCGACATCGTCGAGCCTGAGCAATGTCACCGTCAATGCGATTGGCGCGCCGGGAGCTGCAACAGTGACCGGTGGCGGCGGCTCGACCACGTTCCAGGTGCAATACACACCGATCCTGGATGGAGCCTTCTCCTTCGACCTGGCCTTCACCAACAATGATGGCGACGAGAACCCGTTCAATATGACCGTTTCGGGCACTGCCGCCGGCGCACCGGAAATCGCGGTCTCGTCATCGGTCAGCGGCGCTGTTGCAGATGGCGGCACCGATGCCGCCGGATCCGCCTCAGCCGGTGTCCAGAAGACCATCACCTATACCGTGACCAATACAGGCACCAAGCCACTGAACCTGACCGGCACGGCTACGGCAAGTGCTGCCACCAATGTCAATGTGGATGCGATTTCGGCTTATGGAAGCTCGTCCATTGCCGTCTCCGGTTCCACGACTTTCACCGTTGCCTACACGCCGGCGGCAGCGGCGGCGTTTTCCTTCGAGCTGGACATCATCAGCGATGATGCCGATGAAGCCAATTACGACCTTTCCGTCAGCGGCACTGGCGTCTCCCTGCCGGCAGCCATAACGGTGTCCGCCGGCAATGGACAGACGACGGAGGTCAACACCGGCTTCGCAACCGCCCTGTCAGCCAAGGTTGTCGATCATGGCGACAATCCGGTTTCCGGCGTAACGGTCACGTTCACCGCACCGGCCACCGGCGCCGGCCTAGACACCGCATCGCAGACAGCCACGACAAATGCATCCGGCGTCGCGTCTCTCTCGGCAACGGCCAATGCAACAGCCGGCGCCTTCATCGTCAATGCCAGCGCTGCAGGCATCTCCACCACGGCGGATTTCAGCCTGACGCTGGTCAACAATGCGCCGCCGAAGGTTGTCGTGGCGGCGAGCAGTGGTGACGAAATCAAGAACGGCTCCGGCAATACCCTGCTCGGAAACCGGCCGTCCCGCGAGGCTTCCAGCACCAGCTACACCATCCGCAACAACGGCATCGGCCCGCTGGTTGTTGCCAGTCCGACCCTGAATTCCGCGTCCAATATTGGCGGCATGACCCTGGCTTTTTCGAATGTCAGCGCCGTGCTGCGGCAAAACCGGTTCCAGTTTGGCGATCCGGTCCGCTACGCGGCAACCGGCGTCACCGCCTCGGTCACCGGGCCGACATCGGTGACCATTCCAGCCGGCGGATCGGTCGATCTGCTGGTAACCTACACCCCCGCAAGCTCCGGCACATTTTCCTACACGCTGGGCTTCATCACCAATGACAGCGACGAGGTGTCGTTCGAACTGACATCCAGCGGAACGGCCAGCGTCGCTTCGGGCATTCTGGCGGTGTCGGGTTCAGCCCAGTCGGCCGAGGTCAACACCCGGTTCGATGCACCGCTGGTTGCCAAGGTCACGGACACGGCCGGCAATGCCGTTGCCGGGGTGAACGTCACCTTTGCTGCCCCGGCGAGCGGCCCCTCGCTGACCTTCGCGGCGACCGGCAGCAACACCGAGACGGTGACCACCGACACCGACGGCATTGCGACAAGCTCGGTGATGACCGCCAACAGCATCACGCCGGCCTTTGTCAGCACCGGCGTCTACGACACCTATCTGGTATCTGCCAGCGCGACCGGACTGACCGGCACGTCGTTTGAGCTCTTCAACAAGCGCGATTCCGTGGCCGACATCCAGAAGACCCAGGAAGTGATCGCATCCTTTGTCACCAACCGGGCCGACCGGATCGTCGCCGAGCAGCCCGACATCGTCAAACGCCTGATGGGCGGCGCCTTTGCCCAGCAGCGCAACTTCAATGGCTTCTCCGTCGAGGTGACGCCTTACGGCAGCACCGGCCAGTTCGACTTCAGCCTCGGCGCCTTCCGCCACAGGCTGGAGCAGGGCCCGGCCGCGGCCGCAGAAGCCGCCACCGCACTCGGCTATGCCACGGACACCTCCGCCGGCGGCGCCAGCGACACGCTGTTTCCGCTGGCCACAGATGGTGCGCAGGCCAATCAGCCGCAGGGCGCACCCCGTTCCGGCTTCGACGTCTGGGCCTCGGGCACCTATGCGCAGGTTGAAAACAGCGGCAGCGATAGCCTCAATGCCCTGATCTTTGCCGGCGTGGACTACCGCTTCGGCAACCAGGCCCTGGTCGGGGTGATGGGCTCGCTCGATATCACCGAAGAAACCAATGCAACGGCCAACAGCAGCGCCGATGGCGTCGGCTGGATGATCGGCCCCTATGCGGCAATGCGGGTTCACCAGAACCTGTTTGCCGACATGCGCCTGACCTATGGCCAGTCCGCCAACAAGGTCAATGCGCTGGGTCTGTTCGAGGACGACTTCGACACCGAGCGTCTGCTGATGCAGGCCGGTCTGACCGGAGATTTCGATCTCGGCAGGGTGCGGGTCAATCCGTTCGCGCGGCTGACCTATTTCTGGGAAGAGCAGAAGAGCTATGTCGACACGCTCGGCAACACCATCCCGGGCCAGGAATTCGATCTTGGCCGGCTGGAGTTCGGACCGAAGCTGACCATCGCGCTCGAACCGATGGAGGACACCGACATGGCCTTTTCGCTCGGACTGTCGGGCCTCTACGACTTCGACCTTCTGACCGAACAGACAGCCACCAACCCGTCGCTGGTCTCTGCCGACCGCAGGTTCCGCGGACGCGTCGAAGGCGGTGTGGAAGTGCGCACCGGCCAACGCGGTGTCCGTTTTGCCGGCGACCTCTTCTATGACGGCATCGGCGTCCAGAATTACCACGCCTATGGCGGAACCCTGTCCTTCAGTGTTCCCTTCTGATCAGGACGACCTCTCCTGCAACTGGAGAGGCCTTCCACCCGACTGATCACTGATGGCTGCGGACCCCGTCCGGCTTTGTGCCGGCGCCGGTTTTGCAGCCATCGTCATTTATGGGACGTGTAGGAACATTGCGGGCGCCATACGGGCCTGAGGGCAGATGCAACGGGCTCGATCAGGCTTGACGCGTCATCAAAATTGCTTATCCAATCCCGGCTCATGATAAAAAGCCAGATCACGCTCAAGCAGCTCGAAGCCTTTGTCTGTGTCGTGGACATGGGATCTTTCCGCAAGGCCGCCGCGGTCCTTGGAACGACGCAACCCAATATCTCCAACCGCATTTCGACACTTGAAGACAGCATCGGCATCGTCCTGATGCACCGCGATGCCGGTTCGGTGCGCCTGTCGGAGAAAGGCGAGGCGCTGCTGGCTACCGCGCGGCAGGTGTTGTGGAATGCCGAGGCGTTCCTCGAAGTGGCGGAGCGGCAGGATCTGATCGCCGACCGGATGCGGCTCGGTGTCACCGAACTGATCGCCAGCACATGGCTGCATGTCTTCCTGCGCCGGTTTCGCGAGGCCTATCCTTCGGTAGCGGTCGAGCTGGAGGTGGAGCTGTCGACCGGCATCGAGCAGAAGCTGGCGGCAGGCCAGATCGACCTCGCTCTGCAGACCGGCCCTTTCCTGCATGAAAGCACCGATTCCCTGGCGCTCGGCACCTGTCCCTATATCTGGATCGCCCCGCCGGAGCTGATAGCGCGGACCGGACCGAAAACCAGGCTTGCCGAATTGTTGCTGACGCCAGTGCTCATCCACGCCCGGCACACGCTGGCATCGAAAGAACTGCTCAAATTCGCCGAGACGCGCAAGCTTGCCACCGACCGCATCGTGTTCTCGAGCAGTCTTGCCTCCTGCGTCCAGATGGCGGTTGACGGCATGGGAGCCGCGCTTCTGCCGGCAGCCCTGGTGCGCGAACAGATCGAATCCGGGACATTGGTGGTTCTCGATTGTGACTGGCACCCCAAGCCGCTGGAGTTCTTCGCCCGTTTCAACGGCGCCAAGGTCTCCCGTTTCGTCGAAGCGGCGGCGAGGCTGGCTGTGGAAGTGGCGACAGGATCCGGTGGCAGGATCAATTCCATTGATCACCCCTCATAATTTTTCGAATTTGAACCCATCCTGACGGCCTGCGACAGTGGCGCCAAGATGGCCGCTACCCCTGCCGGGCCGGCTGCCGCCAGTCCCTGTTCAGGCTCAGGTGATGTCTGGGACCGCGCGGAGTTTGTGTGCAACCACCAGGTGGAGACAATCCGGATGAAGACAGCTGCAATTCGCCTCGGCGTGGACATCGGTGGCACCTTCACCGATGTGGTTCTTGAAAAAGATGGCGCGCAATATTCGTCCAAGGTTCTCACCACCTATGCCGCGCCCGAAACCGCGATCATCGACGGCATGCATCAGGTCTGCGCCAAGGCCGGCATTGCCCCGGGCGACATCGGCCAGATCATCCACGGCACAACGCTTGCCACCAATGCGCTGATCGAACGGCGCGGCGCCAAAACCGCATTGATCACCACACAAGGCTTTCGCGACGTCATCGAGATGCGCACCGAAAGCCGTTTCGAGCAATATGACCTCAACCTGACCCTGCCCGAGCCGCTGCTGCCGCGGCAGATGCGCTTCACCGTCCATGAACGCGTCAACGCCAGGGGCGAGGTGATGATCCCGCTTGATCGCGCCGAGGTCGAGGCGGTGGTCGACCGCATTGCCGAAGCCGGTTTTGAAAGCGTCGCCATCGGGCTTATCCATTCCTACCTCAACCCCGCCCATGAGCGGATGATCCGCGACGTGGTCAGCGCAAGGCTTCCCGATGTGGCGGTGTCGATTTCCGCCGAAGTCAGCCCGCAGATGCGCGAATATGAGCGCTTCAACACGGTGGTGGCCAACGCCTATATCAAGCCGCTGATGGCATCCTATCTGGGCCGCCTGGAAGAACGGTTGCGCGGCGAAGGCGTCGATTGCCGCATCTTCCTGATGCATTCGGGCGGCGGCATTATCTCGATCCGCAATGCTGCCGAATTCCCGGTGCGGCTGGTTGAAAGCGGCCCTGCGGGCGGCGCCGTCTTTGCCGCCCATATTGCGGCCCGCTATGGGCTCGACAAGGTACTCAGCTTTGACATGGGCGGCACCACGGCCAAGATCTGCCTGATCAAGAACCAGACGCCCAAGACCTCCCGCGTGTTCGAAGTGGCGCGGACCTACCGGTTCAAGAAGGGCTCGGGCATGCCGATTTCGATTCCGGTGATCGACATGGTCGAGATCGGCGCCGGCGGCGGTTCGCTCGCCCATGTCGACAGCATGCACCAGATCCGGGTGGGTCCGGAAAGCGCCGGCTCCGAGCCCGGCCCGGCCTGCTATGGCCGCGACGGCACACGACCGGCGGTCACCGACGCCGATCTGGTTCTGGGCAAGCTCGACCCCGACAATTTCGCTGGCGGCTCGATCACGCTGTTCCCCGACAGCTCGCAATCCGCGCTCGCCAGCCATATCGGCGCGAAGCTGGAAATGGACGCGGTCGAGGCAGCCTTCGGTGTGGCCGAAGTGGTGGACGAGAACATGGCCAATGCGGCGCGGGTGCATGCGGTTGAAAATGGCGAGGACCTGTCCGAATACACCATGATCGCCTTTGGAGGTGCAGCTCCGCTGCATGCCGGGCGGCTGTGCGAGAAATTGGGCGTCGGCCGGCTGATCGTGCCGCCGGGCGCCGGCGTCGGGTCGGCCATCGGATTTCTGCGCGCGCCGTTCAGCTTCGAGGCCAACCGGTCGGTCTACATGAAGCTGTCCGATTTCGATCCGGACCGGATCCGCTCCCTGCTGAGCGAGCTGCGTGACGAGGCCACCGGCTTTGTCCGTACCTGTGACGAGGTCAGCCCGATCCTGGCCGAGTTCAAGGTCTATATGCGCTATTCCGGCCAGGGTTGGGAAATTCCGATCAGCCTGACCGAGGATCAGGCCATGGCGCCGGACGCTGCAACTTTCCTGACGCGGTTCGAGGAGGATTACACCAAATTGTTCGGCCGCACCGTGGCCGGCATGGACGTGGAAATCACCGTCTGGTCGGTCAATGCCACGACGCCGGCCGAACAGGTCGCGCGCGTCGAGATCACCTCCGGCACCATGGCCGCAAGGCTGGGGACCACGCGGCAGGTGTTTGACGCAGCAACAGGCGGCTTTGCCAGCGCGCATGTGGTGGAGAGGAGCGGTCTGGAGGCTGACCATCGCGTGCCGGGACCTGCGGTGATGACCGAGGACGAGACCACCATCATCATTCCGGCAAGCCGGGATGCGATCCGCCAGCCCGATGGCTGCATCGACATCGTCGTGAAAGGCTGAGACTATGGCAAAGCAACATTCCAAGGTTTCCTACCAGGTGATGTGGAACCGGCTGATCTCGGTTGTCGAGGAGCAGGCGCAGGCGCTGGTGCGCACCGCCTTCTCCACCTCGGTGCGTGAGGCGGGAGACTTGTCGGCCGGCGTCTATGACACCGATGGCCGGATGCTGGCGCAGGCGGTCACCGGCACACCGGGCCATGTCAATGCGATGGCCGATGCCGTGGCGCATTTCATCCGCCGCATCGGCCGTGACAACATGTTTGACGGCGATGTCTACATCACCAACGATCCCCGGGAAGGCACCGGCCACCTGCACGACATCACCATGGTCACGCCGTCCTTTCATGGTGGCGCGCTGGTTGGCTTCTTCGCCTGCACCGCCCATATCGTCGATATCGGCGGACGAGGGTTCGGGGCCGATGCGGCCAGCGTCTATGAAGAGGGGCTCTATATCCCGATCATGAAATTTGCCGAACGCGGCGACGTCGACCAGACGCTGGTCCGCATCGTGCGTGGCAATGTGCGCGAGCCCGACCAGCTGATCGGCGACATGTTCGCGCTTGCCACCTGCAACGAGATCGGCCATCGCCGGCTGATCGAGATGATGCAGGAATTCGATCTCGCTGACTTGAGCGGCATCGCCGATTTCATCCTCGAAAACTCGCGCCGCGCTACGCTGAAACGCATTGCTGCCTTGACGCGTACATCGGCCACTGGTGAGATGACGGTGGACGGCTTTGACGTGCCGATCACGCTGAAGGTCAAGGTCACCGTGCACGAGGACCGGATCGTGTCCGATTTCACCGGCTCCTCCGGGCTCGACAAGAAGGGCATCAACTGCCCGCTGGTCTATGCCAAGGCCTATGCCTGCTATGCGCTGAAAGTGGCCATCGCACCGGAGATCCCGAACAACCACGCTTCCCTGGCGCCGTTCGAGATCGAGGCGCCGGAAAACACCATCGTCAACGCGCTGCATCCCGCACCGGTGGCGCTGCGCCATATCGTCGGCCATTTCGTGCCCGACACGGTCTTCAACGCGTTCGACAAGATCGTGCCCGGCCTGGTGCCGGCCGAAGGGGCAGGGTGTCTGTGCAATTTCCAGGTGTCGTTGCGGCCCCGCACCGATGCGCCGGCGCCGTCCCATGCGCGGCGGTCCGAGGTGCTGACCTTTAACTCCGGCGGTTCGGGCGCGCGGCCCGGTTTCGACGGACTCAACGCCACGGCCTTCCCCTCCGGCGTGATGACCATGCCGATCGAGGCCACCGAGCATGCCGGTCCCGTCATCATCTGGCGCAAGGAGTTGCGACCCGACAGCGGTGGCGCGGGCAAGACCCGCGGCGGACTGGGCCAATATATGGAAGTCGGCGCGATGGAAGGCCATGA
This window harbors:
- a CDS encoding LysR family transcriptional regulator, yielding MIKSQITLKQLEAFVCVVDMGSFRKAAAVLGTTQPNISNRISTLEDSIGIVLMHRDAGSVRLSEKGEALLATARQVLWNAEAFLEVAERQDLIADRMRLGVTELIASTWLHVFLRRFREAYPSVAVELEVELSTGIEQKLAAGQIDLALQTGPFLHESTDSLALGTCPYIWIAPPELIARTGPKTRLAELLLTPVLIHARHTLASKELLKFAETRKLATDRIVFSSSLASCVQMAVDGMGAALLPAALVREQIESGTLVVLDCDWHPKPLEFFARFNGAKVSRFVEAAARLAVEVATGSGGRINSIDHPS
- a CDS encoding hydantoinase B/oxoprolinase family protein, with translation MAKQHSKVSYQVMWNRLISVVEEQAQALVRTAFSTSVREAGDLSAGVYDTDGRMLAQAVTGTPGHVNAMADAVAHFIRRIGRDNMFDGDVYITNDPREGTGHLHDITMVTPSFHGGALVGFFACTAHIVDIGGRGFGADAASVYEEGLYIPIMKFAERGDVDQTLVRIVRGNVREPDQLIGDMFALATCNEIGHRRLIEMMQEFDLADLSGIADFILENSRRATLKRIAALTRTSATGEMTVDGFDVPITLKVKVTVHEDRIVSDFTGSSGLDKKGINCPLVYAKAYACYALKVAIAPEIPNNHASLAPFEIEAPENTIVNALHPAPVALRHIVGHFVPDTVFNAFDKIVPGLVPAEGAGCLCNFQVSLRPRTDAPAPSHARRSEVLTFNSGGSGARPGFDGLNATAFPSGVMTMPIEATEHAGPVIIWRKELRPDSGGAGKTRGGLGQYMEVGAMEGHEFDIQAMFDRGQHPARGRRGGGNGGATTIAQDDGTPMRVKGKQFVPHGRKVVMAFPGGAGYGDPADRDKALVRRDLARGYISAETAARDYGLSQQDIEAVAAAVSKGEAL
- a CDS encoding hydantoinase/oxoprolinase family protein; the protein is MKTAAIRLGVDIGGTFTDVVLEKDGAQYSSKVLTTYAAPETAIIDGMHQVCAKAGIAPGDIGQIIHGTTLATNALIERRGAKTALITTQGFRDVIEMRTESRFEQYDLNLTLPEPLLPRQMRFTVHERVNARGEVMIPLDRAEVEAVVDRIAEAGFESVAIGLIHSYLNPAHERMIRDVVSARLPDVAVSISAEVSPQMREYERFNTVVANAYIKPLMASYLGRLEERLRGEGVDCRIFLMHSGGGIISIRNAAEFPVRLVESGPAGGAVFAAHIAARYGLDKVLSFDMGGTTAKICLIKNQTPKTSRVFEVARTYRFKKGSGMPISIPVIDMVEIGAGGGSLAHVDSMHQIRVGPESAGSEPGPACYGRDGTRPAVTDADLVLGKLDPDNFAGGSITLFPDSSQSALASHIGAKLEMDAVEAAFGVAEVVDENMANAARVHAVENGEDLSEYTMIAFGGAAPLHAGRLCEKLGVGRLIVPPGAGVGSAIGFLRAPFSFEANRSVYMKLSDFDPDRIRSLLSELRDEATGFVRTCDEVSPILAEFKVYMRYSGQGWEIPISLTEDQAMAPDAATFLTRFEEDYTKLFGRTVAGMDVEITVWSVNATTPAEQVARVEITSGTMAARLGTTRQVFDAATGGFASAHVVERSGLEADHRVPGPAVMTEDETTIIIPASRDAIRQPDGCIDIVVKG
- a CDS encoding choice-of-anchor D domain-containing protein, which encodes MRGLYTFLTIFSIFIALSVGLGVRAADAAWNSCSGLTVTTGGDLTLDVTADTCSLSNTFPGSQNYINFNAGSGSSVTIDLIGIDDNTGEFTSVSIAHDGGTQFISDGSSFGQANDFSSTYNCSSGCVVSGNYSGASIGGPFSVTYTQNGGSGSIGAPSAPEIAVSSSVSGAVSDGGTDAQGTRTAGSPVMVTYTVTNSGTSDLTLATATSSSANNVTVNSIGAPGSTTVTSGGGTTTFQVQYTPTLAGAFSFGLSFVNDDGDENPFNFTVSGTATGTPEIAVSSSISGTVADAGTDAQGTQVAGSQVTVTYTVTNSGTDALTLATATSSGASNVTVDSIAAPASTTVAGGDATTSFVVKYTPTLAGAFSFGLSFVNDDGDENPFNYTVSGTATGTPEIAVSSSEGGAVTDGGTDAQGTKVAGSPVTVTYTVTNSGTDDLTLATATASGASNVTVDSVAAPLSTTVTSGGGTTTFQVQYTPTTAGAFSFGLSFVNDDGDENPFNFTVSGTASGAPEIAVSSSISGTVADAGTDAQGTQVAGSQVTVTYTVTNSGTGSLTLATAISSSPSNVTVDSIGAPASTTVAGGGATTTFVVKYTPTLAGAFSFGLSFVNDDGDENPFNYTVSGTATGTPEIAVSSSVGGAMSDAGTDAQGTRVAGSHVTVTYTVTNSGTDDLTLATATASGASNVTVDSVAAPLSTTVTGGSSTTFQVRYTPTLAGAFSFSLSFVNDDGDENPFNFTVSGTATGAPEIAVSSSIGGAVSDGGTDAQGAQTAGIPVTVTYTVTNSGTDDLTLATATALSPSNVVVGSIGAPASTTVTGGGATTTFQVQYTPTLAGAYSFNLSFVNDDGDENPFNFTVSGTAGGTPEIAVSSSVSGAIADSGSDAQGTRVAGTPVTVTYTVTNSGTGDLTLATATSSSLSNVTVGSIGAPVSTTVAGGGGTTTFQVQYTPTLAGAFSFGLSFVNNDGDENPFDMTVSGTATGTPEIAVSSSIGGVVSDGGANAQGAQMAGTPVTVTYTVTNSGTDDLTLATATSSSLSNVTVNAIGAPGAATVTGGGGSTTFQVQYTPILDGAFSFDLAFTNNDGDENPFNMTVSGTAAGAPEIAVSSSVSGAVADGGTDAAGSASAGVQKTITYTVTNTGTKPLNLTGTATASAATNVNVDAISAYGSSSIAVSGSTTFTVAYTPAAAAAFSFELDIISDDADEANYDLSVSGTGVSLPAAITVSAGNGQTTEVNTGFATALSAKVVDHGDNPVSGVTVTFTAPATGAGLDTASQTATTNASGVASLSATANATAGAFIVNASAAGISTTADFSLTLVNNAPPKVVVAASSGDEIKNGSGNTLLGNRPSREASSTSYTIRNNGIGPLVVASPTLNSASNIGGMTLAFSNVSAVLRQNRFQFGDPVRYAATGVTASVTGPTSVTIPAGGSVDLLVTYTPASSGTFSYTLGFITNDSDEVSFELTSSGTASVASGILAVSGSAQSAEVNTRFDAPLVAKVTDTAGNAVAGVNVTFAAPASGPSLTFAATGSNTETVTTDTDGIATSSVMTANSITPAFVSTGVYDTYLVSASATGLTGTSFELFNKRDSVADIQKTQEVIASFVTNRADRIVAEQPDIVKRLMGGAFAQQRNFNGFSVEVTPYGSTGQFDFSLGAFRHRLEQGPAAAAEAATALGYATDTSAGGASDTLFPLATDGAQANQPQGAPRSGFDVWASGTYAQVENSGSDSLNALIFAGVDYRFGNQALVGVMGSLDITEETNATANSSADGVGWMIGPYAAMRVHQNLFADMRLTYGQSANKVNALGLFEDDFDTERLLMQAGLTGDFDLGRVRVNPFARLTYFWEEQKSYVDTLGNTIPGQEFDLGRLEFGPKLTIALEPMEDTDMAFSLGLSGLYDFDLLTEQTATNPSLVSADRRFRGRVEGGVEVRTGQRGVRFAGDLFYDGIGVQNYHAYGGTLSFSVPF